The proteins below are encoded in one region of Pomacea canaliculata isolate SZHN2017 linkage group LG7, ASM307304v1, whole genome shotgun sequence:
- the LOC112567560 gene encoding uncharacterized protein LOC112567560 produces MIVFLTVLIVVGALGNLLVFLVYLKQFKASATRVFVLGMAVCDFLTNVLTLPWSTYEGKYASGIWDCRNGLLHRRVWPADDLLRTDIYRIYQQKKRLLRAGQGVTNKCKFFGQQNVHTEKRKGTALVKTPAVSRDQGVFITSESSDSCASDGTKESSCSQNVENIAVTDFTTNQKQEKPCDVSDARGCTAVSEDVAKSLIVTTTIGSPNRNDEDKSREEDTSRSFAHGRQSVEQGQKRKPFMSRTTLMMFVLTVATLLFCVPPNFAVMLANVQYRSVHNSSWKINLYFLARFIPTLNSVINPFIYSFCNPKFRLQCRNLFTKMRNAFCRKTYF; encoded by the exons ATGATTGTCTTCCTAACAGTGCTCATCGTTGTCGGAGCCCTCGGTAACCTCCTCGTCTTCCTCGTGTACCTCAAGCAGTTTAAGGCCAGTGCCACGCGCGTGTTCGTTCTGGGAATGGCCGTCTGTGATTTCCTGACCAACGTCCTGACATTGCCATG GTCCACCTACGAAGGTAAATATGCATCGGGTATTTGGGATTGTCGTAATGGGTTACTTCATCGTCGGGTTTGGCCTGCTGACGATTTGCTACGTACAGATATATATCGCATCTACCAACAGAAGAAGAGGCTTCTTCGTGCTGGACAAGGAGTAAcgaataaatgcaaattttttgGTCAACAAAACGTCCACACGGAGAAACGCAAAGGTACTGCCCTCGTTAAGACTCCAGCggtatcacgtgaccaaggaGTGTTTATCACGTCTGAGTCCTCAGACTCCTGCGCGAGCGATGGGACTAAAGAAAGCAGTTGCAGCCAAAATGTCGAGAATATCGCTGTGACCGACTTCACAACCAATCAGAAGCAAGAAAAACCGTGTGATGTGTCAGACGCCAGAGGATGTACAGCTGTGTCAGAAGATGTCGCGAAATCTTTAATCGTCACTACAACCATTGGCAGTCCAAACAGAAACGATGAAGATAAAAGTCGTGAAGAAGACACATCGAGGTCCTTTGCCCACGGACGACAAAGTGTAGAACAAGGACAGAAGAGGAAACCATTTATGTCCAGAACGACACTCATGATGTTTGTCCTGACCGTCGCAACCTTGTTGTTCTGTGTCCCGCCGAACTTCGCTGTTAT GTTAGCGAATGTGCAATACCGAAGTGTCCACAACAGCTCCTGGAAGATCAACCTGTACTTCCTGGCCCGCTTCATACCTACTCTCAACAGTGTCATCAACCCTTTCATCTACAGCTTTTGTAACCCAAAGTTTCGTCTACAGTGTCGTAATTTGTTTACTAAAATGCGTAACGCCTTCTGTCGAAAAACTTATTTCTAG
- the LOC112569109 gene encoding uncharacterized protein LOC112569109: MVIVVGVFGNLLVFLVYLKKFKSSATRVFVLAMTVCDLYTAVFGLPLVIYGMRYNYTSEAPYCKMKILLGPLFTVIISYSILVFVALDRRRRICKPLERQYSARQASYLLMIPLMLSSAVIFFLAFLYSEIPLETERPEITGSTCGFLDRWFGMQAKQIYGIVVMTYFLVGFAVLTTCYVQISYQIYQQKKRLFIAGKVNVDTRSGITKTCREEPAVSDEKILQTDTNTHEDTIDSNRKSDVGVQELIHLEEDARIETHTWLSKDMQEKSRLVINELCKKSIFCKDTFELEVHADKHDTEARSGQNEISRCSSVPEVSGADCVMSMSFKQEMLDMSQDPGIENLSEPVTNNEGGGHEDNIIDVYCHRVQTGKENQRKRGLLSRTTLMMLVLTISMVICCLPNFVVALANVQFENVHLSPWKTNIYHLARTFPSINCALNPFIYSFCNIKFRLQCRQFLTNMRNAVFRQD, encoded by the exons ATGGTGATCGTTGTTGGAGTCTTTGGCAACCTCCTCGTCTTTCTCGTCTACCTGAAGAAGTTCAAGTCCAGCGCCACGCGCGTGTTCGTGTTGGCCATGACAGTCTGTGATTTGTATACTGCTGTGTTTGGCCTGCCTTTAGTAATTTATGGCATGAGATATAACTACACGAGCGAAGCTCCTTACTGCAAGATGAAAATATTACTGGGACCATTGTTTACGGTGATTATTTCCTACTCCATCCTCGTTTTTGTCGCTCTTGATCGTCGCCGTCGCATCTGCAAGCCCCTGGAACGACAATATAGCGCTCGACAAGCGAGTTATCTACTGATGATTCCACTGATGTTGAGTTCtgctgttattttcttcttggcTTTTCTGTACAGCGAAATACCATTGGAGACAGAGAGACCCGAAATAACAGGATCGACATGTGGGTTCTTAGACAGATGGTTTGGGatgcaagcaaaacaaatttatggAATTGTCGTGATGACATATTTCCTTGTGGGATTTGCAGTACTGACAACTTGCTATGTACAGATCTCCTACCAAATTTACCAGCAGAAAAAAAGGCTTTTCATCGCTGGTAAAGTAAATGTTGATACTCGCTCTGGTATAACGAAAACGTGCCGTGAGGAACCCGCTGTCTCGGATGAGAAAATACTTCAGACCGACACGAACACCCACGAAGACACAATCGACAGCAATAGGAAATCCGATGTCGGTGTACAAGAACTGATACATCTGGAAGAGGATGCGCGTATTGAAACACACACTTGGTTGTCAAAAGATATGCAAGAGAAAAGCCGTTTGGTCATAAATGAACTTTGTAAAAAGTCCATTTTCTGTAAAGACACATTTGAACTTGAAGTCCACGCTGACAAACATGATACTGAAGCCCGCTCTGGTCAGAATGAGATATCCCGATGTTCATCTGTCCCAGAAGTCTCTGGAGCTGACTGCGTGATGTCAATGAGTTTCAAACAAGAAATGTTGGATATGTCACAGGACCCAGGAATTGAAAATCTGTCAGAACCTGTTACAAACAACGAAGGTGGAGGTCATGAAGATAACATAATTGATGTGTATTGCCATCGAGTACAGACTGGTAAAGAAAATCAACGGAAGAGGGGTCTTTTGTCCAGAACAACACTCATGATGTTGGTCCTGACCATCTCTATGGTTATCTGCTGCCTTCCTAATTTCGTTGTAGC GTTAGCCAATGTCCAGTTTGAAAACGTTCACTTGAGTCCATGGAAGACGAACATCTACCATCTGGCCCGCACTTTTCCTTCTATCAACTGCGCCCTCAACCCCTTCATCTACAGCTTCTGTAATATCAAGTTTCGTCTGCAGTGTCGTCAGTTTTTAACCAACATGCGCAATGCAGTTTTTCGACAAGACTGA
- the LOC112569563 gene encoding orexin receptor type 2-like isoform X1, whose product MEEITFMSTEVFWNSTKLNALQELNWTQEKINEYLEKLNNETFIKLLPIFVFFITINLGGVFGNLLVFFVYLKQFKASATRVFVLAMAICDLLTNIFILPWLIQDIRYSYTSKTHFCKAKYAFGTFSVTMSYLILVCVAFDRRRRICHPLRRQLSSRQATYLLIASFMFASAIVFPFIPMYSVIPLDTDLNGITGTTCGIPTLTSSKMFVKQVLGTLLIITFATGLIVMTTCYTQISYRIYQQKKKLLLAVRINVTAVLETKTLPATDVEQKDGNMYKQSSVMLRNEITMLPTTENVNLSKTTSSDTKTFMSSTTSTDNNDQGDEGGQTRSHLSAKRPEHSHRKTTMLSKTTLMMLVLTTATIVFLLPYCVLTLANVQFVDVDLSSWKMNIYFLLRCFPTVNSVLNPFVYSFCNPKFRRESWCLLMNMCNTFSSRLCHPVQSFGVAGEEIGTAKPHDSSILFNLLIKCNQYSIITLYIYISGNIRLCYDSVCSRWCSNTSVN is encoded by the exons ATGGAAGAAATAACATTCATGAGTACCGAGGTCTTCTGGAATTCGACGAAACTAAATGCATTACAAGAATTGAACTGGACACAAGAGAAGATAAACGAATATCTAGAAAAGCTTAATAATGAAACATTCATAAAATTACTTcccatttttgtcttctttatcaCAATAAACTTGGGTGGTGTCTTTGGTAACCTCCTCGTCTTCTTCGTCTACCTCAAACAGTTCAAAGCCAGCGCCACTCGGGTGTTCGTGCTGGCCATGGCTATTTGCGACCTCCTCACCAATATTTTTATACTGCCGTGGTTGATTCAGGATATAAGATACAGCTACACGAGCAAGACTCATTTCTGCAAAGCAAAATATGCTTTTGGCACATTTTCGGTAACCATGTCCTACCTGATCCTCGTATGTGTTGCCTTTGATCGTCGCCGTCGTATCTGCCATCCTCTGAGAAGACAACTGAGCTCGCGACAAGCGACTTACCTGCTGATTGCTTCTTTTATGTTTGCGTCTGCCATCGTATTCCCTTTCATTCCGATGTATTCAGTAATTCCTTTAGACACAGACCTTAACGGAATAACAGGAACAACATGTGGTATTCCGACTTTAACATCTTCGAAAATGTTTGTTAAGCAGGTGCTCGGAACTCTCCTGATTATCACCTTTGCCACTGGACTTATTGTAATGACAACCTGCTATACTCAGATTTCGTACAGGATTTACCAGCAGAAAAAGAAGCTCTTACTTGCTGTAAGAATAAATGTTACTGCTGTCTTGGAAACGAAAACGCTCCCTGCAACGGACGTAGAACAGAAAGATGGAAACATGTATAAACAATCTTCTGTCATGCTTCGAAATGAGATTACAATGCTCCCTACCACGGAGAATGTAAATTTGTCAAAGACAACCTCATCCgacacaaaaacatttatgtctTCAACTACATCTACAGACAACAATGATCAAGGTGATGAAGGTGGACAGACGAGATCGCATCTGAGTGCAAAAAGGCCAGAACACAGTCACCGGAAGACGACGATGTTATCCAAAACGACATTAATGATGTTAGTGTTGACCACCGCTACCATTGTCTTCTTGTTGCCTTATTGCGTCCTAAC ATTAGCAAACGTCCAGTTTGTAGACGTTGACCTGTCCTCGTGGAAGATGAACATCTACTTCTTGCTACGATGTTTTCCTACTGTCAACAGTGTCCTCAACCCCTTCGTCTACAGCTTTTGTAATCCAAAGTTTCGCCGAGAGTCTTGGTGTTTGCTGATGAATATGTGCAACACTTTCTCATCAAGGCTGTGCCACCCGGTACAGTCTTTTGGGGTGGCTGGAGAGGAGATCGGCACCGCTAAGCCCCATGACAGTTCCATACTTTTTAACCTGTTAATAAAATGTAACCAATATAGCATAATTaccttgtatatatatatatctggaaATATACGTCTGTGCTATGATTCTGTTTGCTCGCGTTGGTGTTCTAATACCTCTGTTAATTAA
- the LOC112569563 gene encoding orexin receptor type 2-like isoform X2: protein MEEITFMSTEVFWNSTKLNALQELNWTQEKINEYLEKLNNETFIKLLPIFVFFITINLGGVFGNLLVFFVYLKQFKASATRVFVLAMAICDLLTNIFILPWLIQDIRYSYTSKTHFCKAKYAFGTFSVTMSYLILVCVAFDRRRRICHPLRRQLSSRQATYLLIASFMFASAIVFPFIPMYSVIPLDTDLNGITGTTCGIPTLTSSKMFVKQVLGTLLIITFATGLIVMTTCYTQISYRIYQQKKKLLLAVRINVTAVLETKTLPATDVEQKDGNMYKQSSVMLRNEITMLPTTENVNLSKTTSSDTKTFMSSTTSTDNNDQGDEGGQTRSHLSAKRPEHSHRKTTMLSKTTLMILANVQFVDVDLSSWKMNIYFLLRCFPTVNSVLNPFVYSFCNPKFRRESWCLLMNMCNTFSSRLCHPVQSFGVAGEEIGTAKPHDSSILFNLLIKCNQYSIITLYIYISGNIRLCYDSVCSRWCSNTSVN from the exons ATGGAAGAAATAACATTCATGAGTACCGAGGTCTTCTGGAATTCGACGAAACTAAATGCATTACAAGAATTGAACTGGACACAAGAGAAGATAAACGAATATCTAGAAAAGCTTAATAATGAAACATTCATAAAATTACTTcccatttttgtcttctttatcaCAATAAACTTGGGTGGTGTCTTTGGTAACCTCCTCGTCTTCTTCGTCTACCTCAAACAGTTCAAAGCCAGCGCCACTCGGGTGTTCGTGCTGGCCATGGCTATTTGCGACCTCCTCACCAATATTTTTATACTGCCGTGGTTGATTCAGGATATAAGATACAGCTACACGAGCAAGACTCATTTCTGCAAAGCAAAATATGCTTTTGGCACATTTTCGGTAACCATGTCCTACCTGATCCTCGTATGTGTTGCCTTTGATCGTCGCCGTCGTATCTGCCATCCTCTGAGAAGACAACTGAGCTCGCGACAAGCGACTTACCTGCTGATTGCTTCTTTTATGTTTGCGTCTGCCATCGTATTCCCTTTCATTCCGATGTATTCAGTAATTCCTTTAGACACAGACCTTAACGGAATAACAGGAACAACATGTGGTATTCCGACTTTAACATCTTCGAAAATGTTTGTTAAGCAGGTGCTCGGAACTCTCCTGATTATCACCTTTGCCACTGGACTTATTGTAATGACAACCTGCTATACTCAGATTTCGTACAGGATTTACCAGCAGAAAAAGAAGCTCTTACTTGCTGTAAGAATAAATGTTACTGCTGTCTTGGAAACGAAAACGCTCCCTGCAACGGACGTAGAACAGAAAGATGGAAACATGTATAAACAATCTTCTGTCATGCTTCGAAATGAGATTACAATGCTCCCTACCACGGAGAATGTAAATTTGTCAAAGACAACCTCATCCgacacaaaaacatttatgtctTCAACTACATCTACAGACAACAATGATCAAGGTGATGAAGGTGGACAGACGAGATCGCATCTGAGTGCAAAAAGGCCAGAACACAGTCACCGGAAGACGACGATGTTATCCAAAACGACATTAATGAT ATTAGCAAACGTCCAGTTTGTAGACGTTGACCTGTCCTCGTGGAAGATGAACATCTACTTCTTGCTACGATGTTTTCCTACTGTCAACAGTGTCCTCAACCCCTTCGTCTACAGCTTTTGTAATCCAAAGTTTCGCCGAGAGTCTTGGTGTTTGCTGATGAATATGTGCAACACTTTCTCATCAAGGCTGTGCCACCCGGTACAGTCTTTTGGGGTGGCTGGAGAGGAGATCGGCACCGCTAAGCCCCATGACAGTTCCATACTTTTTAACCTGTTAATAAAATGTAACCAATATAGCATAATTaccttgtatatatatatatctggaaATATACGTCTGTGCTATGATTCTGTTTGCTCGCGTTGGTGTTCTAATACCTCTGTTAATTAA
- the LOC112567559 gene encoding histamine H1 receptor-like — protein sequence MTQKEINDYLEKLNHEMFIKVIPVLVLFTVAPVVGLSGNLLVFVVYLKQFKASATRVFVLGMTVCDFLINALTIPWVIVDLRYRYTKNIHFCRMTRLLWEFFLSMSYLILVLVAIDRRRRICQVYKRQLSARQATYLLIVPLTLTLAASVPSTYLYGTKPLKTDRPQITGTTCGFSDKPAKYIFGIVEIIYFLFGYAVLTICYAQIYRTYQQQKRVRARKINIVLTSAVMTTQLKEEVASRQDEPENVSEKIFTRPVKFEKSDEKLSSQDTHLSVETETLTRDQRDENFISQTEDKADGHDSQRLCFQDEVSRCSSSRKHDEADCTTRLQLPQKSLYKMTSAGCEDLSDPVLQPSPAKETPSRPCEKMSSVLSTDIEQHEEVNMVSGSGADRTERIHQKRALLSKTTFMMLVLTIATLICLVSYIVVTMAHMREVGVQSRTWQMNMYFFTKFFPTINSVINPFVYSICNPQFRLQCRRFFTKLCNR from the exons ATGACACAAAAGGAGATAAACGATTACCTAGAAAAACTGAACCACGAAATGTTTATTAAAGTAATTCCAGTATTGGTCCTGTTTACAGTTGCACCTGTTGTTGGCCTCTCAGGAAATCTTCTCGTCTTTGTTGTCTACCTGAAGCAGTTCAAAGCCAGCGCCACGCGCGTGTTCGTTCTCGGGATGACTGTCTGTGATTTCTTGATCAACGCCCTCACCATACCTTGGGTTATTGTTGATTTGAGGTACAGgtacacaaaaaatatacatttctgCAGAATGACGAGACTCCTTTGGGAATTTTTCCTTTCAATGTCCTACCTGATCCTCGTTCTCGTCGCCATTGATCGTCGTCGTCGCATCTGCCAGGTTTACAAACGACAACTAAGCGCGAGACAAGCTACTTATCTATTAATTGTTCCATTGACCCTGACCTTAGCTGCTTCGGTTCCTTCCACCTACCTGTACGGAACAAAGCCTTTGAAGACGGACAGACCCCAAATAACAGGGACTACATGCGGGTTTTCAGATAAACCAGctaaatacatttttggaatTGTTGAGATTATTTACTTCCTTTTCGGATATGCAGTCCTGACTATTTGCTATGCGCAGATATACCGGACATACCAACAACAAAAGAGAGTTCGGgctagaaaaataaacattgtccTTACTTCTGCTGTAATGACAACTCAACTGAAAGAAGAGGTTGCTTCTAGACAAGACGAACCGGAGAACGTGTCCGAGAAAATATTCACAAGACCAGTAAAATTcgaaaaaagtgatgaaaaactAAGTAGCCAGGACACACATTTGAGTGTTGAAACAGAAACTTTGACAAGGGACCAGAGAGATGAAAACTTCATAAGCCAGACA GAAGACAAAGCTGACGGACACGACTCACAAAGATTATGTTTCCAGGACGAGGTTTCCAGATGCTCATCTAGTAGGAAACACGATGAGGCTGACTGTACCACAAGACTCCAGCTTCCACAAAAATCTTTATACAAGATGACCTCCGCAGGATGTGAAGACCTGTCAGACCCTGTCCTGCAACCTTCACCAGCAAAGGAAACTCCCAGCAGGCCATGcgaaaaaatgtcttcagttttGTCTACTGATATAGAACAGCATGAAGAAGTAAACATGGTATCGGGTTCTGGAGCAGACAGGACAGAACGCATTCATCAGAAGAGGGCGCTGTTGTCAAAAACAACATTCATGATGCTAGTCCTGACCATCGCTACCCTCATATGCCTTGTATCTTACATTGTTGTCAC gatGGCCCATATGCGGGAAGTGGGCGTTCAGAGCAGGACATGGCAGATGAACATGTATTTTTTCACCAAATTTTTCCCTACTATCAACAGCGTCATCAACCCTTTCGTCTACAGCATTTGTAACCCACAGTTTCGTCTGCAGTGTCGTCGGTTTTTCACCAAACTGTGCAACCGCTAG
- the LOC112569565 gene encoding uncharacterized protein LOC112569565 gives MASISTVIVWNSTQLYEGSNTTQEEIRHYLQKLNHDIFIKLLPSVIVFIALIAVGVCGNLLVFLVYLKQYKSSAMRVFVLEMAACDFLTNILVIPWLIQDARYSYTSNSHFCRFQCFVGTFPVIMSYLILACVAFDRRRRVCQVHKRQLSPRQAMFLLILPLVLSSSSMAPFAYLYDTMPLETDRPGITGTSCGFTEIPLTIKAKQLYGVVLMIHFLVGLVVLTVCYVHIAFRIYQQKKRLFVRQINSSVTSSVTKTNLIEDIVSSQKEQHTFQKKFIRVAESEVGTEKASNQEEHERGKKMEASLDACIPDTPSISYQTEVFECLSDSQTAQATIQFPERSFDKPYSHGSANLSEPTVKASTTNTTHDSTCTKKSSVWSWGTKDREIKVRRLTVSSEGSQRKRTHLSRTTLMMLVLTIATVICCSPYIALAIAKVQYVNVHISAWKMNMYFLARFFPSVSSIINPFIYSFCNPTFRLQCRRFLTNVRNGLCK, from the exons atgGCATCCATCAGTACCGTTATTGTCTGGAATTCAACCCAGCTTTATGAAGGATCCAATACCACACAAGAAGAGATAAGACATTACCTGCAAAAACTTAATCAcgacattttcattaaattacttCCATCTGTAATTGTATTCATAGCTTTAATCGCTGTTGGTGTTTGTGGCAACCTTCTCGTCTTCCTCGTCTACCTCAAGCAGTACAAGTCCAGCGCCATGCGCGTGTTCGTTCTGGAAATGGCTGCCTGTGATTttctaacaaatattttagtcatCCCATGGTTGATTCAGGATGCGAGATACAGCTACACAAGTAACTCCCATTTCTGCAGGTTTCAGTGTTTTGTAGGGACATTCCCTGTAATCATGTCCTACCTGATACTAGCGTGTGTTGCCTTTGATCGTCGTCGTCGAGTCTGTCAGGTCCACAAACGACAACTCAGCCCGAGACAAGCGATGTTCCTGTTGATTCTTCCGTTAGTCTTATCTTCTTCTTCCATGGCTCCTTTCGCTTATTTGTATGATACAATGCCTCTGGAGACAGACAGACCTGGAATAACAGGAACATCGTGCGGGTTTACAGAAATACCTCTGACAATAAAAGCGAAACAGTTGTATGGAGTTGTTCTGATGATTCACTTTCTTGTCGGACTTGTAGTCCTGACAGTTTGCTATGTACATATCGCATTCCGGATTTACCAACAGAAAAAGAGGCTTTTTGTTAGACAAATAAACTCTAGTGTTACTTCTTCTGTAACGAAAACGAACCTGATCGAAGACATTGTTTCTAGTCAAAAAGAACAGCATacctttcaaaagaaattcaTCAGAGTAGCTGAATCCGAAGTAGGTACAGAAAAAGCTAGTAACCAGGAAGAACATGAACGGGGCAAGAAAATGGAAGCTTCTTTGGACGCCTGTATTCCTGACACTCCGAGCATTTCCTACCAGACAGAGGTTTTCGAATGTTTATCCGACTCCCAGACTGCCCAGGCAACAATACAATTTCCAGAAAGATCTTTCGACAAACCATACTCTCATGGATCTGCAAATCTTTCAGAACCCACAGTCAAGGCCTCAACGACAAACACAACTCACGACAGCACATGTACAAAAAAGTCTTCTGTTTGGTCATGGGGCACCAAAGATcgtgaaataaaagtaaggaGACTGACTGTTAGTTCAGAAGGTAGTCAACGGAAGAGGACTCATTTGTCCAGAACTACCCTCATGATGCTCGTGCTGACCATCGCAACAGTTATCTGCTGTTCTCCATACATTGCTCTAGC GATTGCGAAAGTGCAGTATGTTAATGTTCACATCAGCGCATGGAAGATGAACATGTATTTTCTTGCCCGCTTTTTCCCTTCTGTCAGCAGCATTATCAACCCTTTCATCTACAGCTTTTGTAATCCCACGTTTCGTCTGCAATGTCGTCGATTTCTCACTAATGTGCGGAATGGCCTCTGTAAGTAA
- the LOC112569108 gene encoding uncharacterized protein LOC112569108 → MVGMTSTSTEVFWNSTELNPFQEFNITQDKINEYLEKLNYETFIKLLPMVVLFTVVVIVGLSGNLLVFLVYLKQYKVSATRVFVLKMAVCDFLTNIFTLPWVIQDMRYSHTSEVHFCRMKCFLGTFPLIMSYLLLVLVALDRRRRICQVHRRQLSARQATYLLIVPLVLTFAAMVPFTYLYGAKPLETENSQITGSTCGFSNTIAGISGKKIFGVILMIYFLVGFAILTTCYVQISYQIYEQKKKLMASKINIVVTFPVMETNFNEGIASSQDPQTENIFISTVKSEMSSEITSNQDNHSHVGTDTLTRDQREKIMFDKGGVCLSCKDMFIKEDKTDGHDSQKFCYQNEAYGCSPGGKDTETTIQLPQRSFDISNSSRIEILSEPAPAVQSSTLKETPNTTCGQNSFVSSMDNIKDDREINVKTSASSTERGEGSQKKKALLSKTTLMMLVLTISTLVCCAPYIAVTIAKVEFFGVHISTWQMNLYFLARFFPSFNSVINPFVYSFCNPKFRLKCHQFLIKVCNRQLLDTFG, encoded by the exons ATGGTAGGGATGACATCCACGAGTACCGAGGTTTTCTGGAATTCAACAGAACTTAATCCATTTCAAGAATTCAACATCACACAAGACAAGATAAACGAATATCTAGAAAAACTTAACTACGAGACCTTCATTAAATTACTTCCCATGGTAGTTCTCTTTACAGTTGTAGTCATCGTTGGCCTTTCTGGAAACCTCCTCGTCTTCCTCGTTTACCTCAAGCAATATAAAGTCAGCGCCACGCGGGTGTTTGTTCTGAAAATGGCCGTCTGTGATTTCCTGACCAATATTTTCACACTACCCTGGGTGATCCAGGACATGAGATACAGCCACACAAGCGAAGTACATTTCTGCAGAATGAAGTGTTTTCTAGGAACCTTCCCTCTCATCATGTCCTATCTGCTTCTAGTTCTCGTCGCCCTCGATCGTCGTCGTCGCATCTGCCAGGTACACAGACGACAACTGAGCGCTCGACAAGCGACTTACCTGTTGATTGTTCCTCTGGTCTTGACATTCGCTGCCATGGTCCCTTTCACCTATTTGTACGGTGCAAAACCTCTGGAGACAGAAAACTCCCAAATAACTGGGAGCACGTGTGGGTTTTCTAATACCATTGCGGGAATAAGTGGGAAAAAGATATTTGGAGTGATTTTAATGATCTACTTTCTTGTCGGATTTGCAATCCTGACCACCTGCTATGTACAAATCTCTTACCAGATTTACGAGCAAAAAAAGAAGCTGATGGctagcaaaataaacattgttgttaCTTTTCCAGTAATGGAAACGAACTTCAACGAAGGGATTGCTTCCAGTCAAGATCCGCAGACTGAAAACATATTCATAAGTACTGTGAAATCTGAAATGAGTTCAGAAATAACAAGTAACCAAGATAATCACTCACATGTTGGAACAGATACTCTCACGAGGgatcagagagaaaaaattatgtTCGACAAAggtggtgtgtgtttgtcctgcaaagacatgtttataaaagaagacaaaactgACGGACATGATTCACAAAAATTCTGTTACCAGAATGAGGCTTATGGATGCTCACCTGGTGGAAAGGACACCGAGACAACAATTCAGCTTCCACAAAGATCCTTTGACATTTCGAATTCATCAAGAATTGAAATATTGTCAGAGCCTGCGCCTGCTGTGCAGTCTTCAACTCTAAAGGAAACTCCGAATACAACATGTGGACAAAATTCTTTTGTCTCGTCTATGGACAACATCAAAGACGATCGAGAAATAAATGTCAAGACATCGGCTTCTAGTACAGAAAGAGGAGAAGGTAGTCAAAAGAAGAAGGCGCTTTTGTCCAAAACAACACTGATGATGTTAGTCCTGACCATCTCTACTCTCGTCTGCTGTGCACCTTATATTGCTGTCAC GATCGCAAAGGTGGAATTCTTTGGCGTTCACATCAGTACATGGCAGATGAACCTGTATTTTCTCGCCcgcttttttccttctttcaacaGCGTCATCAACCCTTTCGTCTACAGCTTTTGCAACCCAAAGTTTCGTCTGAAATGTCATCAGTTTCTCATCAAAGTGTGCAATAGACAGTTGTTAGACACATTTGGTTGA